A single genomic interval of Lewinellaceae bacterium harbors:
- a CDS encoding type II toxin-antitoxin system RelE/ParE family toxin produces the protein MSLPVIWAPSAKDDYAALLEYVEQHFGLDAALELLDTTEKLLEEIAAFPNMFPPSDTRKDIRKAVISKQTSLFYRIAQDQVPVIFCTICCAIPNPKHSKH, from the coding sequence ATGAGCCTTCCTGTCATTTGGGCACCCTCCGCAAAAGACGATTATGCTGCGCTGCTGGAATATGTCGAACAGCATTTTGGGCTGGATGCCGCTCTGGAACTCCTGGACACTACAGAAAAACTGCTCGAAGAGATAGCGGCTTTCCCTAACATGTTCCCTCCTTCAGACACAAGAAAGGACATCCGAAAAGCGGTAATCAGTAAACAGACTTCTCTTTTTTACCGGATTGCCCAGGATCAGGTCCCAGTCATTTTTTGTACGATTTGTTGTGCAATTCCCAACCCAAAACACTCAAAACATTGA
- a CDS encoding HlyD family efflux transporter periplasmic adaptor subunit, protein MNTNLRRISIFAGLVILLGSFAAARFLSQQKEPPARQAPVAQARLVDTMHVRNAAIPTMLEIQGELAAFDKIDLFAEVSGLLEANARPFKVGNYFPKGSVLIRIDAEEARLALLSQKSNLLNAITQLMPDLKIDYPESFRHWQEYLGKFDPEQPIQPFPKAINQQEKYFIASRNLHSQYYSIKSAEERLGKYTLYAPFSGVVTEASINAGAVVRIGQKLGELMNTNNYELEATVALRDLKYIKMGSQVELYSEDIPGKWKGSIKRINDQVDAGTQTVKVFVGLNGTGLRENMYMRGQVKASNIENALKVPRNLLVGQKGLYVVQDSFLQLREVQVVKITEDAAIVRGLENGTPILKEMPPGAFDGMKVKVAGNAGKASIPEEEEDAIGSLE, encoded by the coding sequence ATGAATACAAACTTACGCCGGATCAGCATTTTTGCCGGGCTGGTCATTCTCCTGGGCTCCTTCGCAGCGGCCCGTTTCCTGAGCCAGCAAAAAGAGCCCCCGGCGCGCCAGGCCCCGGTTGCTCAGGCCCGCCTGGTGGATACCATGCACGTGCGCAATGCCGCCATCCCCACTATGCTGGAAATCCAGGGGGAACTGGCCGCCTTCGACAAGATCGACCTATTCGCTGAAGTATCCGGCCTGCTGGAGGCGAACGCCCGACCCTTCAAGGTGGGCAATTACTTCCCGAAAGGATCGGTGCTCATCCGCATCGACGCAGAAGAGGCACGCCTGGCGCTGCTTTCCCAAAAGAGCAACCTGCTGAACGCCATCACGCAACTCATGCCCGACCTGAAGATCGACTATCCGGAAAGCTTCCGGCACTGGCAGGAATACCTCGGCAAATTCGATCCCGAGCAGCCCATCCAGCCCTTTCCGAAAGCCATTAATCAGCAGGAGAAGTACTTCATCGCTTCGCGCAACCTTCACAGCCAGTACTACAGCATCAAAAGCGCAGAGGAGCGCCTCGGCAAATATACCCTTTATGCCCCTTTCAGCGGGGTGGTCACCGAGGCGAGCATCAACGCCGGGGCCGTAGTCCGCATCGGCCAGAAACTGGGCGAACTGATGAACACCAACAACTACGAGCTGGAAGCTACCGTCGCGCTGAGAGACCTCAAGTACATCAAAATGGGAAGCCAGGTAGAGCTCTACTCCGAGGATATTCCTGGAAAATGGAAGGGCTCCATCAAACGGATCAACGACCAGGTCGACGCCGGCACGCAAACGGTAAAAGTCTTCGTCGGGCTGAACGGAACCGGCCTGCGGGAAAACATGTACATGCGCGGACAGGTGAAGGCCAGCAACATTGAAAATGCCCTTAAGGTGCCCCGCAACCTGCTGGTTGGCCAAAAGGGGCTATATGTCGTGCAGGATTCCTTCCTTCAACTCCGGGAAGTCCAGGTAGTGAAAATCACAGAGGACGCGGCAATCGTCCGCGGGCTGGAAAATGGCACGCCCATCCTCAAAGAAATGCCTCCCGGCGCCTTCGATGGCATGAAGGTGAAAGTGGCAGGCAATGCAGGGAAAGCTTCCATACCGGAAGAGGAGGAAGATGCAATTGGCAGTTTGGAATGA
- a CDS encoding (4Fe-4S)-binding protein: MSEKKDITKEYSNGEITIVWKPNLCMHSERCFHGLPEVFDPKARPWINAKGADTQRIAEQVNKCPSGALSFYYNEEGPASRKQPQAVEERLVEALPNGPLLVHGKITVKHSDGSTTQKEKSTAFCRCGSSGNKPFCDGTHRKVGFEG; encoded by the coding sequence ATGAGCGAAAAAAAGGACATCACCAAAGAATACTCCAACGGTGAAATAACCATTGTGTGGAAACCCAATCTCTGCATGCATTCCGAACGCTGCTTCCACGGCCTGCCCGAAGTGTTCGACCCCAAAGCCCGCCCCTGGATCAACGCCAAAGGGGCGGATACCCAACGCATAGCCGAACAGGTGAATAAATGCCCGTCCGGAGCATTGTCTTTCTACTACAATGAAGAAGGCCCAGCCTCCCGGAAACAACCGCAAGCCGTTGAAGAACGCCTGGTCGAGGCCCTGCCCAACGGCCCCCTCCTGGTGCACGGAAAGATCACCGTCAAGCACTCGGATGGAAGCACCACACAGAAAGAAAAGAGTACGGCCTTCTGCCGCTGCGGCTCCTCCGGCAATAAACCCTTCTGCGACGGCACCCACCGGAAAGTGGGCTTCGAGGGGTAG
- a CDS encoding SUMF1/EgtB/PvdO family nonheme iron enzyme, whose protein sequence is MLSYIDYLVEDNRSYQLDYDIYETLIEKWLIREAKKRKHLEEEKAFVNNLRHVSQQTAIAIYQHWRLYLTREEAIAIAGQNGIELKPEEVTGQSLLTCDGLGHWKFAHKSILEFFLAKEAIGNVEFLRTFIFTGMDMAKRFFEEKIPKNFFLVEGSSFIMGSFGDYTSHQVVVNSFWICKNQVTQAEYVEVTGKRNPSNFKGNDNHPVEKVNWIDAIEFCNQLNKKRGFLPVYDAKGNLLDSAGKVTNDITKVHGFRLPTEAEWEYAARGGNQSKGYEYSGSNDIKEVAWFSGNSDSRTHPVGTLKPNELGIYDMSGNVWEWCYDWLGEKYYDECNAKGTVENPIGPESGRSRVVRGGSWIDGAPDCRTADRGYDYPETRYFYQGFRLVFVP, encoded by the coding sequence ATGCTCAGTTATATTGATTATCTGGTAGAGGACAACCGGAGTTATCAACTGGATTATGATATCTACGAGACGCTGATAGAAAAATGGCTGATCCGGGAAGCCAAGAAACGCAAACATTTGGAGGAGGAGAAAGCATTTGTGAATAACCTGCGCCATGTATCCCAGCAAACTGCGATTGCCATATATCAGCACTGGCGATTGTATCTTACAAGGGAAGAAGCCATCGCTATCGCTGGACAAAATGGAATAGAACTGAAACCTGAGGAAGTTACCGGCCAGTCGTTGCTCACCTGTGATGGTTTAGGCCACTGGAAGTTTGCGCATAAGTCTATACTGGAGTTTTTCCTGGCTAAGGAGGCAATTGGAAATGTTGAATTTCTTAGGACATTTATCTTTACTGGTATGGATATGGCCAAGCGGTTCTTTGAGGAAAAAATTCCGAAGAATTTTTTCCTCGTTGAGGGAAGTTCATTTATAATGGGAAGTTTTGGTGATTATACATCACATCAAGTTGTAGTAAATAGTTTTTGGATCTGCAAAAACCAGGTTACGCAGGCGGAATATGTAGAAGTAACAGGTAAACGGAATCCTTCTAATTTTAAGGGCAATGATAACCACCCGGTAGAAAAAGTAAATTGGATAGATGCAATCGAGTTCTGCAACCAGCTCAACAAAAAACGTGGCTTTTTGCCAGTTTATGATGCAAAGGGCAACCTTTTGGATTCGGCGGGTAAAGTGACAAATGATATCACAAAAGTCCATGGTTTCCGGCTTCCCACCGAAGCAGAGTGGGAATATGCTGCCCGCGGCGGCAATCAGTCAAAGGGGTATGAATACAGTGGTAGCAATGATATAAAAGAGGTAGCATGGTTTAGTGGTAATTCTGATAGCAGGACCCACCCGGTTGGAACTTTAAAGCCCAATGAGTTGGGAATATACGATATGAGCGGCAACGTTTGGGAATGGTGCTATGATTGGTTGGGCGAGAAATATTATGATGAATGCAATGCTAAGGGAACGGTTGAAAATCCAATTGGGCCGGAATCGGGTCGGTCCCGTGTTGTGCGCGGTGGCTCGTGGATCGACGGTGCGCCTGATTGCCGGACGGCTGATCGCGGCTACGACTACCCCGAGACTCGCTACTTCTACCAGGGCTTCCGCCTGGTGTTCGTCCCGTAG
- a CDS encoding pirin family protein: MKQRTVANITQSEHLDMGGTKVKQPLPTIKVEQVDPFLLLHHFGPTTAEPGSDPLAVGPHPHRGFEPVTFLYSGGIRHKDSRGNEGILSGGDVQWMTAGRGIIHSERASREFLEEGGVMEGIQLWVNLPQKHKMAQPNYQDIKAARIPEMVEDDGRVQLRLVAGQYKGQQGPANTFTPMLALQATLSAGGCTEVEIPENFNALLYILHGEIQLNENFSYESETMLHFRNDGEGFSLRAKTGSQALILAGEPIGEPVAQWGPYVMNTQTEIMEAMRDYQMGKMGVYIE; this comes from the coding sequence ATGAAACAAAGAACAGTAGCAAACATAACCCAAAGCGAACACCTGGACATGGGCGGCACCAAGGTGAAGCAACCTCTGCCGACAATAAAAGTAGAGCAGGTAGACCCGTTTCTTCTGTTGCACCACTTCGGGCCCACTACTGCTGAGCCCGGGAGCGACCCCCTCGCCGTCGGGCCCCATCCGCACCGCGGCTTCGAACCGGTGACCTTTCTGTACAGCGGCGGCATTCGGCATAAGGACAGCCGCGGCAATGAAGGTATTCTGAGTGGAGGAGACGTGCAATGGATGACCGCCGGGCGCGGCATCATCCACAGCGAACGGGCTTCCCGCGAATTTCTGGAAGAGGGCGGCGTTATGGAAGGCATCCAGCTTTGGGTCAACCTGCCTCAAAAGCACAAAATGGCTCAACCTAACTATCAGGACATCAAAGCAGCCCGGATACCGGAGATGGTTGAAGACGACGGCAGGGTGCAACTGCGCCTGGTAGCCGGCCAATATAAAGGGCAACAGGGCCCGGCGAACACCTTCACGCCGATGCTGGCGCTGCAGGCGACGCTTAGTGCCGGCGGTTGCACCGAAGTGGAAATACCGGAAAACTTCAACGCACTGCTTTACATCCTGCACGGAGAAATCCAATTGAACGAAAACTTCTCCTACGAGAGCGAAACCATGCTCCACTTCAGAAATGACGGCGAGGGGTTTTCCCTAAGGGCTAAAACCGGCAGCCAGGCGCTCATCCTGGCCGGAGAGCCCATCGGCGAGCCGGTCGCCCAGTGGGGCCCGTACGTGATGAACACCCAAACGGAGATCATGGAAGCCATGCGCGACTACCAGATGGGGAAGATGGGGGTTTATATTGAGTGA
- a CDS encoding MarR family transcriptional regulator, translating into MDKAQFNPLNSLVFLTNRVGRLLANQIRLRSGMETLGLMPHHIGILVELWARDGLRQQDLAVSIIKDKATIARALDHLESENIVVRVPDPNDKRNKHIYLTHKGKALHQQIWPHAESVMKEVLEDVEPQDLETCKKVLEHVYHKLSQ; encoded by the coding sequence ATGGACAAAGCACAATTCAACCCGCTGAATTCACTGGTATTCCTCACCAACCGGGTAGGCCGTTTGCTGGCTAACCAAATCCGCCTGCGTTCGGGAATGGAAACCCTGGGCCTGATGCCCCACCATATAGGAATTCTGGTGGAATTGTGGGCCAGGGACGGCCTTCGGCAACAGGATCTCGCCGTTTCCATTATCAAAGACAAGGCTACCATTGCCAGAGCCCTGGATCACCTGGAATCGGAAAACATCGTCGTCCGGGTTCCGGATCCTAACGATAAACGCAACAAGCACATCTATCTCACTCATAAAGGCAAAGCGCTGCATCAACAAATATGGCCGCATGCCGAATCGGTTATGAAAGAAGTGCTGGAGGATGTTGAACCACAAGACCTGGAAACCTGTAAAAAGGTTTTAGAACACGTTTACCATAAACTCAGCCAATAG
- a CDS encoding SPOR domain-containing protein — MKKLLPLLALLALLATSSVAQNQSYYTIQVGTFIDAKPGDFKSLQPIAFVHANDLGNNLREVYVGGYSSREEAEKAAAKVRDKGYANAFVQERLLSTGQAVNVVQMATRRVDKAIEWEEFMKVGEIYGILSGNLIKIVTGPYASLEAAKGDQSRIRNLGYKDAFAKAANTAYLIRLTEFETGVKQDLFPIAFQQPGGRIGTVPAEPQVQDYNVLIARTPDVRGTEYTYGEPAVTDYNYTPAVTTPRSVAPSMPNIRADIKRESVMSLQTVLKAENAYNSSIDGYYGNGTASAYQAVMQKDRTLRKYQALAESAALPGSQPADSELQQAVNELGSNPAVLSRLERSNDPMALAYRAYLLLASYGPSADVNRLMNTAIRAAFSGRMVANLPFDPNATYAYQNLSQLVSHLYYMHCGSATNISAPCWLAERYPQESALANQACARVPGGNLRVQNCGQFDSWPEARLLVAIAAGLNPEEQFNQERLSQAAAERSRLYAAPSALNSAEAKAVESWNSNLLRGLDAWAVQDPLHRQLTSAFKVAYFQAQVRLEDYFMNKGYKVDQARGLALATLHTLVAYHLQRFV, encoded by the coding sequence ATGAAGAAATTACTGCCACTTCTGGCGCTTCTGGCGCTCCTGGCTACGAGCAGCGTAGCCCAAAACCAGTCGTATTATACCATCCAGGTAGGAACGTTTATCGACGCCAAGCCCGGAGACTTCAAATCTTTGCAGCCTATCGCCTTCGTTCACGCCAATGACCTGGGCAACAACCTCCGGGAAGTTTACGTCGGGGGATACTCCAGCCGGGAGGAAGCCGAGAAGGCGGCGGCTAAGGTCCGCGACAAGGGGTATGCGAATGCCTTTGTCCAGGAAAGGCTGCTTTCCACGGGGCAGGCGGTAAACGTCGTTCAGATGGCCACCCGCCGGGTCGATAAAGCCATCGAGTGGGAAGAGTTTATGAAAGTGGGCGAGATTTACGGTATCCTGAGCGGCAACCTCATCAAGATCGTCACCGGCCCCTACGCCAGCCTGGAGGCGGCCAAAGGCGACCAAAGCCGGATTCGCAACCTGGGATACAAAGATGCCTTTGCCAAGGCGGCCAACACCGCTTACCTCATCCGGCTCACCGAATTCGAGACCGGAGTGAAACAAGATCTTTTTCCCATTGCCTTTCAGCAGCCCGGTGGCCGGATTGGCACGGTGCCTGCAGAACCACAGGTACAGGATTACAACGTGCTGATCGCCCGTACGCCGGATGTCCGCGGAACGGAATACACTTATGGCGAGCCGGCAGTAACAGACTACAACTATACTCCGGCAGTTACTACGCCCCGCTCCGTCGCTCCGAGCATGCCCAATATCCGGGCAGACATCAAACGCGAATCAGTAATGAGCCTGCAAACGGTGTTGAAGGCCGAAAATGCCTACAATTCTTCGATCGATGGGTATTATGGCAATGGTACGGCCAGCGCCTATCAGGCGGTGATGCAAAAAGACCGGACCCTCCGCAAATACCAGGCGCTGGCCGAATCGGCCGCTCTTCCCGGCAGCCAGCCTGCCGACAGCGAACTGCAGCAGGCGGTCAACGAACTGGGCTCCAACCCCGCTGTCCTCAGCCGGCTGGAGCGTTCTAATGACCCGATGGCATTGGCCTACCGTGCCTATTTGCTATTGGCCAGCTACGGCCCCAGCGCCGATGTGAACCGCCTGATGAATACGGCTATCCGCGCCGCCTTTTCGGGGCGGATGGTGGCCAACCTTCCCTTCGACCCCAACGCTACCTACGCTTATCAGAACCTCAGCCAGCTGGTGTCGCATCTGTACTACATGCATTGCGGCTCCGCCACCAATATTTCCGCTCCCTGCTGGCTGGCCGAGCGCTACCCCCAGGAATCAGCCCTGGCGAATCAGGCTTGTGCCCGGGTGCCGGGCGGCAACCTTCGGGTGCAGAATTGCGGGCAGTTTGATAGCTGGCCGGAAGCCAGGCTTCTGGTGGCGATCGCTGCCGGGCTGAATCCCGAGGAGCAGTTCAACCAGGAACGGCTGTCGCAGGCCGCTGCCGAACGCTCCCGGCTTTACGCGGCGCCTTCCGCCCTGAACAGCGCGGAAGCCAAGGCGGTAGAATCCTGGAACAGCAACCTCCTGCGCGGGCTCGATGCCTGGGCGGTGCAGGATCCCCTGCACCGGCAACTGACCTCCGCCTTCAAAGTGGCGTATTTCCAGGCACAGGTCCGCCTCGAAGATTATTTTATGAACAAAGGCTATAAGGTGGATCAGGCGCGAGGGCTCGCGCTCGCTACGCTGCATACGCTGGTGGCTTATCATTTGCAGCGGTTTGTGTAG
- a CDS encoding SUMF1/EgtB/PvdO family nonheme iron enzyme, whose translation MPINKDKLLELVASGKTQEAIDEILALREEIPEEQYLEVVSLSSGLAKNLKAEAGGTLSEEVLRVQRNQITKALIQVIKELGQPAPVDHDRAPMPAGEPRQPPAGKLLEKIGFVLAQLKRRPFRFRFLNGVALLLAAPFVLAQAFSLLEWGGAHQWLVSLYSNPYFWVAAGVLLAAAVVSAVQEILKSYAPPPSIEYSKNSPVKGLRAFDFGDAEIFKELQRREDIGTCLQGLSEKEYRFGVLAGESGCGKTSFLRAGLHAALEAEGIACVVAKLRNEPPLASIRQALGDQLQVSEEPPESASLREMLEFYREKSRAKELVLVLDQFEQFFTQQKTEEGRRPFIGQLHECYQSLPQVKVLVSLRKDFQGYLFEVQDVLGYSLTTRRNYFNLQKFTPAQATEIFKVMAKAEGLAFDTGFVFDMCKEELASGDDGLISAVDIQILAFIIKGQQLEDKAFTRQAFQKMGGIEGLMQRFLQEQLDAPNRYNQDQAALKVLLAFVDLNNNVRAGELSPAELLPRVAQPMGQAELQSVLDWLEGLRLITKTEAKGKAPHYELAHERLIPSLRNLAGKTLSEAGQANILLERRANEWIANDKKRRFLLSWGEYRNILGNEKLLVWGKHEAAKRELIRASGRKFQWNMGLVIGLALLTLAGWWFNHQNEEISRLLEDAEAHILALEYDAAKEKLWEAGQIGWRRKEVGRSLMEVAFYYNEVGEMPRAVGITDSVSMLLSNDGAEQLIREAKADSSQAQALLRETLRLFDAYRYDSVLMRRYFPEMVSVKGGSFQMGCLTNDCDTSQYSFVTVSDFHIARTETTVWQYEVFAKATGRLHDKRQEWDWMGNTPAIYVSWYDAIAYANWASERLGRAPAYRLDSIPNDPNDLHADTSIVWNEVLNLEADGFRLPTEAEWEYAARGGIRQDTFEYSGSDTLDSVGWYSSNSAQNFPHNRTNPVATKAGNSLDIFDMSGNVWERCWDEPKNFMGESAHVLRGGSWNFEPRYCRCTSRFDYDPKFRIIYPGFRLVLPSQSGG comes from the coding sequence ATGCCAATAAATAAAGACAAACTACTGGAATTAGTCGCGTCCGGAAAAACCCAGGAGGCTATTGATGAGATATTGGCCCTGCGGGAGGAGATCCCGGAAGAGCAGTACCTCGAAGTGGTTTCCCTTTCTTCCGGCCTGGCTAAAAACCTCAAGGCCGAAGCGGGCGGCACCTTGAGCGAAGAGGTGTTGAGGGTCCAGCGCAACCAGATTACCAAGGCGCTTATTCAAGTGATTAAAGAGCTGGGCCAGCCGGCGCCTGTGGACCACGACAGGGCGCCAATGCCCGCCGGCGAGCCCCGCCAGCCGCCAGCCGGGAAGCTGCTGGAAAAAATAGGCTTTGTATTGGCCCAGTTGAAAAGGCGGCCATTCCGGTTCAGGTTCCTCAATGGGGTGGCGCTGCTCCTGGCGGCGCCCTTTGTTTTGGCACAGGCCTTTAGCCTGCTCGAATGGGGGGGTGCGCACCAATGGCTGGTTTCCCTCTATTCCAACCCCTACTTCTGGGTGGCGGCGGGCGTTTTATTGGCCGCTGCCGTTGTATCTGCCGTGCAGGAGATCCTGAAAAGTTATGCTCCGCCTCCCAGCATCGAGTATTCCAAAAACTCGCCGGTCAAAGGCCTGCGGGCGTTCGATTTTGGGGATGCCGAAATATTCAAAGAACTACAGCGCCGGGAAGACATCGGAACCTGCCTGCAGGGGCTTTCGGAAAAGGAGTACCGCTTTGGCGTGCTGGCCGGGGAGTCAGGCTGTGGCAAGACGTCCTTTTTGCGGGCGGGCCTGCACGCCGCCCTGGAAGCCGAAGGCATCGCCTGTGTGGTGGCCAAGCTGCGCAACGAGCCGCCCCTGGCTTCTATCCGGCAAGCCCTGGGGGATCAACTCCAGGTGAGCGAGGAGCCCCCGGAGAGCGCTTCTCTTCGCGAAATGCTGGAATTCTACCGGGAGAAAAGCCGGGCCAAAGAGCTGGTCCTGGTGCTCGACCAGTTCGAACAGTTTTTCACCCAGCAGAAGACGGAGGAAGGCCGGCGGCCCTTTATCGGGCAGTTGCATGAATGTTACCAGAGCCTGCCCCAGGTGAAGGTGTTGGTTTCCCTCCGTAAGGACTTCCAGGGATACCTTTTCGAGGTGCAGGATGTCCTGGGCTATTCCCTGACTACCCGCCGCAATTATTTCAACCTGCAAAAGTTCACCCCGGCCCAGGCCACCGAGATCTTCAAGGTGATGGCCAAAGCGGAAGGCCTGGCCTTTGATACGGGCTTCGTTTTCGATATGTGCAAGGAGGAGCTGGCTTCCGGAGACGACGGCCTGATCTCGGCGGTGGACATCCAGATCCTGGCTTTCATCATCAAGGGACAGCAGTTGGAGGACAAGGCTTTCACCCGGCAGGCGTTTCAGAAGATGGGCGGCATCGAAGGCCTGATGCAGCGCTTCCTGCAGGAGCAACTCGACGCTCCCAACCGCTACAACCAGGACCAGGCGGCCTTAAAAGTGCTGCTGGCCTTTGTGGACCTGAACAACAACGTGAGAGCCGGGGAACTGTCGCCGGCCGAACTGTTGCCAAGAGTTGCCCAGCCGATGGGCCAGGCGGAATTGCAGTCTGTCCTGGACTGGCTGGAGGGCCTGCGGCTGATCACCAAAACAGAAGCCAAAGGGAAGGCGCCACATTACGAGCTGGCGCACGAGCGCCTGATCCCTTCCCTGAGAAACCTGGCGGGGAAAACCCTCTCTGAAGCTGGCCAGGCCAATATCCTCCTGGAGCGCCGCGCCAATGAGTGGATTGCCAACGATAAAAAACGGCGCTTCCTCCTCTCCTGGGGGGAGTATCGGAATATCCTCGGCAATGAGAAGCTGTTGGTTTGGGGAAAGCATGAGGCGGCCAAAAGAGAACTGATCCGGGCCAGTGGCCGGAAGTTTCAATGGAATATGGGGCTGGTTATTGGCCTGGCTTTATTAACCCTGGCCGGCTGGTGGTTCAACCACCAAAATGAAGAGATCAGCCGTTTACTGGAGGATGCGGAAGCCCATATCCTTGCCCTGGAATATGATGCGGCCAAAGAAAAGCTGTGGGAGGCCGGGCAGATAGGGTGGAGGCGCAAAGAAGTGGGGCGCAGCCTGATGGAGGTGGCTTTCTACTATAATGAGGTTGGCGAAATGCCTCGTGCCGTTGGGATCACCGATTCGGTGTCGATGCTGTTGAGCAATGACGGGGCCGAGCAGTTGATCCGGGAGGCAAAAGCCGATTCCAGCCAGGCGCAGGCTCTGCTGCGCGAAACGCTGAGGTTATTCGACGCTTACCGCTATGATTCCGTCCTGATGAGGCGTTATTTTCCGGAAATGGTTTCGGTCAAGGGAGGTAGCTTCCAGATGGGATGCCTGACTAATGATTGCGATACCAGCCAATATTCGTTTGTAACGGTGTCGGATTTCCATATAGCCCGTACTGAAACTACGGTTTGGCAATATGAAGTTTTTGCAAAGGCAACTGGCCGTTTGCATGATAAACGGCAAGAGTGGGATTGGATGGGAAATACCCCGGCGATTTATGTGAGCTGGTATGACGCCATCGCCTATGCCAATTGGGCCAGTGAACGCCTGGGCAGGGCTCCAGCCTATCGGCTGGATTCAATTCCGAATGATCCCAATGATTTGCACGCAGATACCAGTATTGTTTGGAATGAAGTGTTGAACCTGGAAGCGGATGGTTTTCGGCTCCCGACTGAAGCGGAGTGGGAATATGCGGCGCGGGGAGGGATTCGCCAGGATACTTTTGAGTATAGTGGAAGTGATACCTTGGACTCCGTTGGCTGGTATTCGAGCAACAGTGCTCAAAATTTTCCGCATAATAGAACCAATCCGGTGGCCACTAAAGCCGGGAATAGCCTGGATATTTTTGATATGAGCGGCAATGTGTGGGAAAGATGTTGGGATGAGCCGAAAAACTTTATGGGTGAGTCGGCCCATGTTTTGCGCGGCGGCTCGTGGAACTTCGAACCGCGGTACTGCCGCTGTACGTCCCGCTTCGACTACGATCCTAAGTTCCGAATCATCTATCCTGGTTTCCGGTTGGTGTTGCCCTCCCAGTCAGGAGGATAG
- a CDS encoding helix-turn-helix transcriptional regulator: MASRKSILRPKEKKILSTLGENIKLARLRRKLSTEQVSERANISRSTLWSIEKGSPKVAMGKYIQVLAVLGQENDLLTVASDDILGRKLQDANLKTPKRAPKTETE; the protein is encoded by the coding sequence ATGGCTTCCAGGAAATCTATCTTACGCCCCAAAGAAAAAAAAATCCTCTCCACACTGGGCGAGAATATCAAACTGGCCCGGCTTCGCCGCAAGCTTTCCACCGAGCAGGTATCCGAAAGGGCAAACATCAGCCGAAGCACTTTATGGAGTATCGAGAAAGGAAGCCCAAAGGTAGCTATGGGAAAGTACATTCAGGTTTTAGCAGTATTGGGCCAGGAGAATGACCTGCTGACTGTAGCATCTGACGATATACTGGGCAGAAAACTCCAGGACGCCAACCTAAAAACACCTAAAAGAGCGCCCAAAACAGAAACGGAATAA